The genomic segment AGTTATATCCCATGAATTGTATAAATACCTGTGTTATAAAGCTGAGCATTGAGAGAAAAGAATTCAAGAGAAAAGGAGTGAGAACAGAGAAAAAAGCTTGAGTGTAGAAAGCTGAGAAGTGTTGTTCATTCTTGTAAGGTCGAGTTCAGTAATGTGTTGATTGGGATTGGCTGCTCTCGGAGGATGTATTGGTCGAAACTCGTATTCTTatgtgctctttttttttttttcagttactGCTGTGATCTAAAGGTGTTTGTGTGTGTGTTGTAGCTGGTATTTTCTCATCAATGACCATGGTTACAATTAAAATGAAAGAAATAAAACCATAATCAAAATGAGCTTACTTTTGTAGGGCCTTCTCTATCAATGACTCAGGGGCACAGTTCCTCATCACCGCCACAGCAAGCCCAATCAACTTCCTGATCTGATGAAGCATGAAGCTCTGTCCCACCACTTCACACTTGACAAATTCCATGCCTTCAACAGTAACTATGGTGTTAGCATTAAACGAAATGATGAAGCGCCATGCTGCAGGGTCCGCTGCTTTTGTTCTGGTGGTAAAGTTATGGAAGTTATGAGTCCCCACGTAATAATTCAGAATTCTATTAAATCTTTTTTTCTCATTCTCACCATAAGAGAAATCACTTCTCTTTACAGTCTTCTCCTCTCCACTAATCTCTTCTACTTCGCCAGTAGTGTCCTTCGCAGCATTACCCTCGTTCGAGTCCAAAATTCCATCTTGAACCTTGTTGCTTCCAGCATCCCCATTTTCGGATTTAATTTCCTTTAAGGACTCCGAATTTGGATCACTGGCATCACCATTTATTAAAGAAATGCCAATTTCGCCGCTAAGTGCAGCGTCTACCTTAGCATTCTCATTGTTCGACGATATGTCCAGCTCAAAACTCGAACCTCTTAATTCATAATTACGCTTGCCCATTAACCCAGCAACCTTGCGCCCCCTCTCAGAGCATTCATAGCACTTAAAGAGCTCATTCCCAGATCCCAAACTGGCCATTACGCTCTCCCTGTTAGGATGCGAATTTGGATCAAGAGCGAGCACCGGAATAAGATACACATACCTTCTCCGATCACAGAACTTTTTGGCATTAAACGAACCCGTCACACGCTTGTACCCGAATATCCGAATCTGCGGGGAAAGGTTCGCATTCAGGCGGTCGATAAAGCCGGGTGGATCCACGTAGAATCTCCCCGAGACTACTTGCCCCACAGCGCTGACGCCCTTATCAGTACGGGCCGACCGAGCCCAATCATATCGTTTGGGGTTGTTTCGATCATGATCCGGAACGGCGCCGGCATGATAGAGTCCTTCCTCAAGATCACCCTCGATGGTTTTCGCGCCTGGGTTTTTCTGCATACCTTGGTATCCGACACCGCAATAAGCAAAGAAAATTGCAACCTTTCGGCGCTTGTATCTTGGTTTCTTTGTGTCGTCGGCGTTGGCGGAAGCGGTAGTAGCGGTAGTGGTGTCTTCGTCATCTGAGGTGGTCGTCGTGGACATCTTAAGCTTCTTGGAGTCTGGTTCTTGTTCCGGCGGTGGTGGAGCTGTATCCAGGTTTTCCATTTTCAGCAATGTAAGAAGAGCTTGTAGAGTGGATACTCCATTAATGGTCTGAACTCTGACGCGAAATCTTTGTTGCTTGTACCCTCATAAAACCCTAAAACGAAAGGTTAAGGGTACCAGACTCTGTAGTCGTCCATGGCGTTTACATGCCAAACGAGCCACGTTGGCCCAATAAAGGCAGGCATATTGGTCCATCAATTAGCTACCTGGATTGGCCCAACTAAAATTTAGGCACGCTTCTTCTACACCAGAGAAGATAAGTGAGAACTTAAAAATTAACTAAACTTTCAGTATGGACAAAAAAGTAATTAagctaaatataacaatacaagtttaaaacaaaatataaaatatggaattccatAAACTAAGAAATCAGATTCCCATAACATCTCTAAATTTCTGATTCCAAGAAACTAAGTCGCCGATCATCCTCAATTCATGCTCCATTTTTTCCGATCATATTCCCGATTCCAAGAAACCAAGTCGCCGATCATCCTCAATTCATCCTCCATTTTTTCCGATCGTAATATCATCTTCTCCGGCAACAACAGACTTCTTCTCCGATCAAGCAATAAAATTCTCGATCGCCTCTCGGAAGTGTTGCTTCAAATCTACCTCGCAAATCGAATACTTTCGCAGTCTTTCTCTCTGACCTTCTACAGTCatcaaattaaacataaaattcaattTTTGATCAATTGCTCTTCTTCTCCGACAACTAAAACAGAATTTCAATTCTTGTCCAACAATCAAATCTCCTTCACAGACAAACAATCTGATTTTAGCTTCATTTCTACGATTACTCAACAGGTAACAATTTAACTAAACAAAATCTTGTTTGAAATGTACGACATGCAAAATAATAACACAAAGAAATAGAGaattacttttttaattattcaCATGAAACCAGTTACATCACAAAACTTGAGCATTTACATAattcaaatattacaaaataatataaaatgaaACGACAAAATAAATACAGTAACCAGTTACACacgaaaaaaataatattaacatTCTGCATAATAATTTATCATGAAATATGGAAAAATAGATATTGATTTACGTTTATGAAACCGGTTACATAATATTTCTTTAACTTtgcatatttgacatatataaaaaaaaagacaacACATTCactaaagtaaccagttacacacGCAAAACCAAACAGAatgcaaaataattaattatagaaCCTGGAAAATAGTTCTTGATTCACTAAAAGAAACCAGTTACTTAAATATTTTCAACATATGTTAATATTCATTCACTAACGTAACCAGATACTATTGAAACAACACTAAAAATTATGTTGTGTTATATTGCAGATATGGAATCCATAATGACATTGATTCGTTTTGGAGGAAAATGGACAGATAGATATCAGTATGATGACTACAATATGACTGGACTGATAATACTAACAAATTGTTCTCTAAACAATTTGATTCATTTAGTGAAAATTGAGATAAAAtgcaatattcaaaatattgagcTGAGTTACCAGTTATCACCAGGTATGCCACCAATGAAATTACTCATTGACAATTCAGTCATATTCTACATTGAGCTAAAAAAGATGCAAAATGAAGTAACTGAGCTACCACTATGCATCACCACTTTTGATCAAACAATAGCTGGAACTATTCAACACAATACATATGaagaagaaacacaaaaacagaaCATAGATTTATAAAAGCTAGTTCTTCAACTAAACAACCAGCAATTAGCTACAGATTTACAATATGACGAAGCAACCTTCATGACAAATAACCAGGTACAAATCTTCCCAAATATTACAGACATAGCTAATAATGTAGCATATTTTATCATAGAGAGAActgaagaaaacaaaagaaaaggagaagaagatACATAAATTATAACTGATCATAAAATTTTCAAAGTTGAAGAAGGCCAGATTTATAAGGACAAAAAACTCTTGAAATCTGCTCTATGTTATTATGCTATGATCCACAACATCCAATTCAAGATAAAAAGATCTGAACTGAGAGAGTACATGGTAACTTGTGTGGATgacaattgtaactggttacttagagcTTCAAAGTTCAGGAAAACAGAAACATTTAAAATCAGAAAGTATGTAAAAACTCATACCTGCTCCTTGGATATCATTATGGAAGACCACAGTCAGGCAAATTGCAATATCattggagaactaataaaaacaaaatacatgtcaaTAAAGAGAGTACACACGCCAAATGACATAATCAGCGACATGCTAGATGATTATGGTGTTTCAATGGAGTACCAAAAAGCCTGGAGAGCAAGAGAAAAAACTTTAGAATTGGCAAGGGGAAACCAAGATAATTCATACCAAAAACTTCCCATCTACCTTCACATGCTAAAAGTCTCGAACCTAGGTACAATAACGCACCTGGTTATAGACAATAAAGATCACTTCAAATATATGTACCTAGCATTTGCAAATTCCATCAAAGAATGGAAGCATTGTAGGACAATCATTGTGATAGATGGAACTTACTTGAAGACATCATTTGGGGGaactttattcactgcttcaacaaTGGATGCTAACAACAACATATTTCCATTAGCCTTTGGAATAGGAGACTCTGAAAATGATTCATCATGGTTATGGTTTTTCACAAAGCTAAATGAGACATATGGAGAAAGAGAAGGTActgttttcttttttatattcttattcaaacaaactaaacacataaaataaactgTTTAATAATAATCCAGCAATATAATGGTAAAAACAGTGTAAAAAAATAACAGTCATATAAATTAATGAAACTAGTTACTTAATTTGGACACAATAACCAGTTAATTCATTGTGATTTTGCAAACAGGTATAACAATCATTTCAGACAGGCACAAAAGCATAGAAAATGTTGTAGACAATGTATACCCAAAAACTTTCCATGGAGCATGCATATTTCACCTACTAAACAACATCAAAGTCAATTTCGGTGTCCATGGGGAggacataaacataaactttgtCAAAGCAGCAAAGGCATACAGGGTACAATCATTTGAGCACTACATGCATGAAATAGACAATATTGACACTCGCATAAGACCGTATTCACAAAAAAATTGGATATTGCACTTGGTCTAGATGCCATGCTCCAACAAGAAGATATACAATGATGACATCAAATATAGCCGAATCGATAAATGCTGTATTGAAAGCTGCAAGAACGCTGCCAATCACTACAATGATGGAAGGCCTTCGACGTTTAGTTCAAAAATGGGTATGGAAAAATGGTAATGAAGAAAACGGAACATTCACACAAGTAACAACAGATACTGAAATTGTGCTTAGAGAAAACTTTATTCGAGCCATTAAATTTCAGGTAACTAACATATATTGTGCACTGAATATTATTTACTAATACTTTCAGTAACCAGTTACTAATAATTACCACAGTATCCAGTTTCTAACATGTATTCCTCTACTAAAATAAACAGGTCTTCCCAGTAAACACTATACTGTACCAAGTTGTGGTTGAAGACAAAAGAAATTTTCTGGTCAACGTAATGGAGAAAACATGTGAATGCAAAAGGTTCCAACGAGATGAAATACCATGTGCATATGCAATAGCAGTATTCGCCAAAACACGACTGAAAACATATGATTATGTTGCTAATTACTACAAAACTACAACTATGAAAGTAACATATGAGTCAACTGTTCATCCATTTCCAAATGAAAACGAATGGACACTGCCAGAGACTTTAAACAAAATTTTCCTACCACCAAAATCAAGAAAACCACCAGGCCGCCCTAGAAGGAAAAGAATCAGATCTAGAGGAGAACCTAAAGTGCAGATAAAATGTGGAAGATGCGCGCAACCAGGACATAATAGAAAAACATGCAGGTGAACCAATCTCAAagtagcaaaacccaacaaagtcAAAGAAATTAGACAAATAATTTTCTAAAGTGTAGCTATACTACAATTTCAATTAATTCAAttgatataataaaattgtatcctAATGTTTTCTACTTCAATAAAAGTACATACTTTTTAAGCATTTTACATTTTATAAACTTGATACTCAACTTCCTGGTTCCAACACAAGATATTCAAAATCTGAAgactcaagtacctggttacaacacatattatagaaaaaaaaaacagttacTATAAGTAAATTTAAAAAACGACTATATACACATGTAACCAACGACTTAAAAACCTAGTTATATAATCACAAATCtttcacacacaaaaaaaaacataaatatataaaaaaaaaaaattttaaaaaaaaactaaagaaacagTAACAAGTTACCTGAAACATATGACTTTCACTATAAAAAACAGAAGTAACCGGTTACACCATCCTCATACttacaaaaaaattaacatttacaAACCAGTTACATAATGAAGAATCTCTTTAAAATACTTTGACAATTcatgaataaaaaattattataatttaacaaaaaataaaaataaaaaaaaataaaaaaaaattgcacccAGTTACCTGTAACGTAAAACTAATCTTTTCAAACTATACAATAATCAGTTATCCATTAGCACACAAACTTCTCCAAAAATAATTGAAACCTATATGAAAAAAAACATGTACATAACAATATCttcaaacttttaaaaaaaatcaccaactctattgaaaaaaaaaacatacacattaaaataaaatacaaattaaaaaaactttatattaagcCAAAATGTGAAACCAGTTCTTTAcattgaccaaaaaaaaaaagtatccaGAAACAAGTACAGTACTAAACCAGCATCTAGGTACAAACCACAACTTCACTATtaaacaaagaagaaaaaaaacatggacatttatacaactaaaaaaaactacaaaaatctCTACTTATAATTCCTCCTCCTCTTTGATTTCTTTGATGCAGCATCATCTTCTGTCTTGTACCCACCAATCTGCTTCTTTTTCGCATGACTATACAAGTTAATGGCAAGATAATCGCGATAGGTAGCAACTTTGGCAGCCATGTTCTTTGGGATGTCATCAATCTTACCATGGATAAACAAATCGGCATACTTGATAACAAATACTCCACAATCActgcaaaacaaacaaaaaacaacaaatgaaattatttaaaacaaacataatagaaaaataaacaac from the Humulus lupulus chromosome X, drHumLupu1.1, whole genome shotgun sequence genome contains:
- the LOC133806992 gene encoding uncharacterized protein LOC133806992 is translated as MENLDTAPPPPEQEPDSKKLKMSTTTTSDDEDTTTATTASANADDTKKPRYKRRKVAIFFAYCGVGYQGMQKNPGAKTIEGDLEEGLYHAGAVPDHDRNNPKRYDWARSARTDKGVSAVGQVVSGRFYVDPPGFIDRLNANLSPQIRIFGYKRVTGSFNAKKFCDRRRYVYLIPVLALDPNSHPNRESVMASLGSGNELFKCYECSERGRKVAGLMGKRNYELRGSSFELDISSNNENAKVDAALSGEIGISLINGDASDPNSESLKEIKSENGDAGSNKVQDGILDSNEGNAAKDTTGEVEEISGEEKTVKRSDFSYGENEKKRFNRILNYYVGTHNFHNFTTRTKAADPAAWRFIISFNANTIVTVEGMEFVKCEVVGQSFMLHQIRKLIGLAVAVMRNCAPESLIEKALQKDVNMNVPTAPEVGLYLDECFFTSYNQKWKDSHEELSMKEYEKEAEDFKMKHIYPHIALTEQKEGVVALWLHSLNHRNYPDLQVVNNENATNKISTDEETKVE
- the LOC133806719 gene encoding uncharacterized protein LOC133806719 — translated: MTSNIAESINAVLKAARTLPITTMMEGLRRLVQKWVWKNGNEENGTFTQVTTDTEIVLRENFIRAIKFQVFPVNTILYQVVVEDKRNFLVNVMEKTCECKRFQRDEIPCAYAIAVFAKTRLKTYDYVANYYKTTTMKVTYESTVHPFPNENEWTLPETLNKIFLPPKSRKPPGRPRRKRIRSRGEPKVQIKCGRCAQPGHNRKTCR